A window of Paenibacillus sp. 19GGS1-52 contains these coding sequences:
- a CDS encoding S-layer homology domain-containing protein — MSAQKRSSRPMKAYSTKAISAVLAGAMVLGGASSAFAATVAASTPAAVTTSTTTAATGIFSDVKTGFWAEKHIYKLASQGIVVGNNGLFRPGDSVTQQEAVLMALRFMKLQGKVDIDTAVALPASFEVSNYYKAYVVLAFQQGLLDKTTEMASDNLKTAWGERKATREWIAEVLICALGKTSDAAAVASEPTGFADDSKVSASKRGYINTAVDLGLANGIAGNRFDPQGVVTRAQLATFFSRAEGHNTLDYDNTVKGSISEIKDGKLTVYNNGTTSPFNLSASTAYFNSTSETRISLNDIQPYTKVTVIGATYKAAYVEVTDPTPQVESVSGSFAKLSSGNKLWLESTDTFNEYYYDAATIFVDVNGVKIEPASIAAGSLVTLQRETYSGAHKVVKVQVTSGVVNKSSTGIIQSIDLTSKSITFKNAAGTVETFKWEEGTTLFSSQSTVLLPAELKVNSAVKYTIKDNMIRSVEVTQGVERTVLGTINELTGTTVVYKKADGTREVKLLGSAPTIVIPNISSPVAGDLIADAVGGDNVQLTLNSSDQVIKIEVLSRQIDQFIGATVVDYNSKTQLLTITDSSGKPHVVQLDVNSKLVYDGLPTTSLTNMGVRLVENRKVDVISIGQRALSVELSTKYVGTLTAVNTATKMIVLKPNNGQTITLPYPLSIDFFGRSNMAVTDISVGSSVTAVLTGNQDVISVLRVKSVQQLEVTSVNSTLNKLGVKWSGGSTELYTLTIPLTNEAGQAIKLSDLKAGDFVNVDFDGSSAVSIQAVKVSSGQVVSVDSTAGNLSVKDFKGVTQNFAVSGGVRIIRDTVTTTTLSSLTTADRVDMRKGADGITLIRVLPQLNRTFSRYDTATNEFLVKRDSLNDENYRFLLTSNVYIHQGDTTLSVQSLKENDKITMYFNNDVIVEIVKQ, encoded by the coding sequence TTGTCCGCACAAAAAAGGTCTAGCCGTCCCATGAAAGCTTATTCTACAAAAGCGATATCCGCAGTTTTGGCTGGCGCAATGGTTCTGGGCGGTGCAAGTTCTGCATTTGCAGCTACAGTAGCAGCTTCAACTCCCGCTGCAGTAACGACATCGACAACTACGGCAGCAACAGGTATTTTCAGCGATGTGAAAACAGGATTTTGGGCCGAAAAACATATCTACAAACTGGCATCCCAAGGTATCGTAGTCGGGAATAATGGTTTATTCCGTCCAGGAGATTCAGTTACCCAGCAGGAAGCTGTGCTTATGGCATTGCGCTTTATGAAGCTGCAGGGCAAAGTAGATATTGATACAGCGGTGGCATTACCAGCGAGCTTTGAGGTATCGAATTATTACAAGGCTTATGTCGTACTCGCGTTCCAGCAGGGCTTGCTGGACAAGACTACTGAGATGGCTTCCGACAATTTGAAGACTGCTTGGGGTGAACGCAAGGCAACCCGTGAATGGATTGCTGAAGTGTTAATCTGTGCTCTTGGCAAAACTTCAGATGCAGCAGCGGTAGCCAGTGAGCCAACCGGCTTTGCTGATGATTCCAAAGTGTCTGCCAGCAAACGTGGTTACATAAATACGGCTGTTGATCTAGGACTGGCTAATGGTATAGCTGGAAACCGTTTTGATCCACAAGGTGTAGTAACTCGTGCGCAACTGGCAACCTTCTTCAGCCGGGCCGAGGGGCACAACACGCTTGATTATGACAATACCGTTAAAGGCAGTATCAGCGAAATAAAAGACGGTAAGCTCACAGTTTATAACAATGGGACAACTTCCCCCTTTAATCTGAGTGCAAGCACCGCTTACTTCAACAGCACTTCTGAGACTCGAATCAGTCTAAATGATATTCAGCCGTACACCAAGGTTACTGTTATTGGGGCAACCTATAAAGCAGCCTATGTCGAGGTGACCGATCCTACACCGCAGGTTGAGAGTGTTTCTGGCAGCTTTGCAAAGCTGTCGTCGGGTAATAAATTATGGCTGGAGTCTACGGATACCTTTAATGAATACTATTATGATGCAGCAACTATCTTTGTGGATGTAAACGGAGTCAAGATAGAGCCAGCTTCGATTGCAGCAGGTAGTCTGGTCACACTGCAGCGCGAAACCTACAGTGGCGCTCATAAAGTGGTCAAGGTACAAGTAACATCGGGCGTCGTCAACAAATCAAGTACAGGTATCATCCAGAGTATTGATCTGACCTCTAAAAGTATTACATTCAAGAATGCAGCAGGTACCGTTGAAACCTTCAAATGGGAGGAAGGTACCACCCTATTCAGCTCTCAAAGTACAGTGCTGCTGCCAGCGGAGTTGAAGGTTAATTCGGCAGTGAAGTATACGATCAAGGATAATATGATCCGCTCTGTAGAAGTCACTCAGGGAGTAGAACGTACTGTTCTGGGCACTATTAATGAGTTGACAGGCACTACAGTTGTTTATAAAAAAGCTGATGGTACTCGCGAGGTTAAATTGCTTGGGTCAGCACCAACTATTGTAATTCCTAACATTAGCAGTCCTGTAGCCGGTGATTTGATCGCTGATGCTGTTGGTGGTGACAATGTGCAGCTTACACTGAATAGCAGTGATCAGGTTATAAAGATTGAAGTGCTAAGTCGGCAAATTGATCAATTTATCGGAGCAACGGTTGTTGACTACAATTCCAAGACACAGCTACTGACGATTACAGACAGCTCTGGCAAGCCTCATGTAGTCCAGCTGGATGTGAATTCCAAGCTCGTATATGATGGGCTGCCTACAACTTCACTGACCAATATGGGCGTGAGACTTGTTGAGAACCGCAAGGTAGATGTGATATCCATTGGACAGCGGGCACTTTCCGTGGAATTAAGCACAAAGTACGTAGGCACATTAACAGCAGTGAACACTGCTACAAAGATGATTGTCCTGAAGCCCAACAATGGTCAGACAATAACGCTTCCTTATCCGTTATCCATTGACTTCTTTGGACGCAGTAATATGGCAGTGACAGATATTTCTGTAGGCAGTTCAGTGACAGCTGTATTAACTGGGAATCAGGATGTCATTTCGGTACTGAGAGTGAAATCGGTTCAGCAGTTGGAAGTTACCTCAGTCAATTCCACGCTAAACAAGCTGGGTGTGAAATGGTCAGGGGGAAGCACTGAACTATACACGTTAACTATTCCGTTAACAAATGAAGCTGGGCAAGCTATAAAGCTTAGCGATTTGAAGGCGGGGGATTTCGTGAATGTGGATTTTGATGGAAGTTCAGCAGTATCCATCCAAGCGGTCAAAGTTTCGTCAGGACAGGTGGTATCAGTAGACTCTACCGCAGGCAATCTTTCTGTGAAGGACTTTAAAGGTGTAACTCAGAACTTTGCAGTGAGTGGTGGAGTTAGGATTATCCGTGATACTGTTACAACTACTACACTTAGCAGTCTAACAACAGCAGACCGTGTAGATATGCGCAAAGGCGCTGACGGAATAACGCTTATTCGTGTATTGCCTCAATTGAATCGGACATTCTCCCGTTATGATACTGCAACAAACGAGTTTTTAGTAAAGCGTGATAGCCTGAATGATGAGAATTATCGCTTTCTACTAACCTCAAACGTATATATTCATCAAGGTGACACGACTTTATCCGTGCAATCTCTCAAAGAAAATGATAAGATTACAATGTATTTTAATAATGATGTGATAGTTGAAATAGTGAAACAATAA
- a CDS encoding GerMN domain-containing protein, with translation MMINKKLSHAGIAALLLLVIAGCGDKPAAAPSKDAGQNSSTVVSGAGENTGNTENTENTNEDKGQNSASTAQPTASETPAPTETVAPEKQSQSIAVYYTDLQLMNLVPAKATISYADDVEKYTEAFKALQVSDNKELVSLWGKIELKSLKFENGQILMDIHKPEEAQLGAGGEAFALSALTQTFFQFSEVKSVEMLVDGEQVESLMGHVDLEHPMTRENSGL, from the coding sequence ATGATGATCAACAAAAAATTGAGTCATGCAGGTATAGCTGCATTGCTTCTGCTGGTGATAGCTGGCTGCGGGGACAAACCTGCTGCAGCTCCGTCTAAGGATGCAGGACAAAATTCTTCCACTGTAGTCAGTGGCGCAGGGGAGAATACAGGAAATACAGAGAATACAGAGAATACCAATGAAGACAAAGGTCAGAATTCGGCCAGCACCGCACAGCCCACAGCCAGCGAAACTCCCGCCCCCACAGAGACTGTGGCGCCTGAGAAGCAGAGTCAGAGCATAGCGGTTTATTATACAGATTTACAACTTATGAATCTGGTACCTGCCAAAGCAACAATAAGTTATGCTGACGATGTAGAGAAATATACCGAGGCTTTTAAAGCGCTGCAAGTCAGTGATAATAAGGAGCTAGTCTCACTCTGGGGCAAGATTGAATTGAAATCCCTGAAGTTTGAGAATGGGCAAATTCTGATGGATATTCATAAGCCAGAGGAAGCACAGCTAGGTGCCGGTGGTGAAGCTTTTGCACTTAGTGCGTTAACGCAAACTTTTTTTCAATTTTCCGAAGTGAAGAGTGTTGAAATGCTAGTGGATGGTGAGCAAGTGGAGAGCTTGATGGGACATGTAGATCTGGAGCATCCCATGACTCGAGAGAATAGTGGTTTGTAA
- a CDS encoding N-acetylmuramoyl-L-alanine amidase family protein, producing MKKFGFILMLLLFVLALPQNGHAAAANSKIILDGKEITAVQNVPVENVNNSIMVPLRMIVENLGYQVQWDQQNKTITIEQQGRIVKLAVNQTAASVDDKTIILPTAPVLRNDTTLVPIRFIGEQFGLSVTWDNTNKIVNLITPETPSDNNGTGGGTGDGGTGVVVPPADTTSQLTLVNGVSFSENRLTIAMEGNAVPKVSKITGPDRIVVDIPNATFSDLFGTGQLLDPNLNGSLVVTDYPDVSGVRYSLFSTNPYTVRFVIDLNNAKNYSVNISGDSSKLAVIDLNAASTDDTTTQPGNSGRKLVVLDAGHGAKDSGAVGVTGKYEKNFNLAVVLKAAALLKKESNIDVVLTRSDDTFLELKERVAIANNLKADLFISVHANSGASSIASGTETYYQRAASKALANVMHKYLVQATGLSDRGVRYGNFHVIRETTMPAVLLEVGYLSNKGDEKSLFTDAFQNKVAASIVSGVKEYLGLK from the coding sequence ATGAAGAAATTTGGCTTTATACTGATGTTGCTTCTCTTTGTATTGGCATTGCCACAGAATGGACATGCCGCCGCCGCAAACAGTAAGATTATATTAGACGGCAAAGAAATTACCGCAGTCCAGAACGTCCCAGTTGAGAACGTGAATAACAGCATTATGGTACCTCTAAGAATGATTGTTGAGAACCTTGGCTATCAGGTGCAATGGGATCAGCAGAATAAGACGATTACGATTGAACAGCAGGGAAGGATTGTCAAACTGGCTGTAAACCAAACCGCAGCTTCAGTAGATGACAAGACTATTATCCTTCCTACAGCTCCGGTGTTGCGTAACGATACGACACTAGTACCGATCAGGTTCATAGGCGAACAGTTTGGTCTCAGCGTGACTTGGGATAACACAAACAAGATTGTAAATCTTATTACCCCAGAAACGCCGAGTGATAACAATGGTACAGGCGGAGGTACTGGTGATGGTGGAACAGGTGTTGTGGTTCCTCCTGCTGATACTACTTCGCAGCTGACTCTGGTTAACGGCGTAAGCTTTAGTGAGAATCGGCTGACCATTGCTATGGAAGGTAATGCAGTTCCTAAAGTCTCTAAGATAACCGGCCCTGACCGGATTGTTGTGGATATACCTAATGCCACCTTTTCTGATCTATTCGGCACAGGTCAACTCCTTGACCCTAATCTGAATGGCAGTCTTGTTGTGACAGATTATCCGGATGTATCTGGTGTACGGTACTCGCTATTTAGCACAAATCCTTATACGGTTCGTTTTGTAATTGACTTGAACAATGCCAAGAACTACAGCGTTAATATTTCGGGTGATTCTTCAAAGCTGGCTGTAATTGATCTGAATGCAGCAAGCACTGACGATACGACTACCCAGCCTGGCAACAGCGGTAGAAAGCTGGTAGTGCTAGATGCCGGACATGGAGCTAAAGATTCAGGCGCAGTAGGTGTAACTGGCAAGTATGAGAAGAACTTTAATTTGGCTGTTGTACTGAAGGCTGCAGCACTACTCAAGAAAGAAAGTAATATTGATGTTGTGTTGACACGTAGTGATGATACGTTCTTGGAACTGAAGGAGCGGGTAGCTATTGCCAATAACCTGAAGGCTGATCTATTCATTTCCGTGCATGCCAACAGTGGGGCTTCCTCTATAGCCAGCGGTACTGAAACCTATTACCAACGGGCGGCTAGTAAGGCATTAGCCAATGTGATGCATAAATATCTTGTTCAGGCAACGGGCTTAAGTGACCGGGGGGTACGGTACGGAAATTTCCACGTCATTCGAGAAACAACCATGCCAGCTGTTCTGCTTGAAGTAGGTTACTTGAGTAATAAAGGTGATGAGAAATCTCTCTTTACCGATGCCTTCCAAAATAAGGTTGCTGCCTCTATAGTTAGTGGTGTTAAAGAATATCTCGGTTTAAAATAA